The proteins below are encoded in one region of Chelonia mydas isolate rCheMyd1 chromosome 11, rCheMyd1.pri.v2, whole genome shotgun sequence:
- the YBEY gene encoding endoribonuclease YbeY isoform X2 → MSLVIRNLQKVIPFRRIPLRRRIEILQKILHVQQFDLGIICVSNRNIQLLNSTYRQQNVPTDVLSFPFHENLKAGELPQPSLRDEYNLGDVFLGVEYIYQQCQENGEDYYSILTVTAAHGLCHLLGYRHNTEAEWEQMYQKEKQILEELNGITGTNLQPLTKNHF, encoded by the exons ATGAGTTTAGTCATTCGAAATCTGCAGAAAGTCATCCCCTTCAGGCGAATCCCACTTCGCAGAAGAATAGAAATCCTTCAGAAGATTTTGCACGTGCAGCAGTTCGACCTGGGCATTATCTGCGTTAGTAACAGAAACATTCAACTTCTCAATAGCACCTACAGGCAACAAAATGTCCCCACCGATGTGCTTTCCTTCCCTTTTCATGAG AATCTGAAAGCAGGTGAGCTGCCTCAGCCTAGTCTTCGAGACGAATACAATCTTGGTGATGTTTTCCTAGGAGTAGAGTATATCTATCAGCAGTGCCAAGAAAATGGGGAGGATTACTACAGCATTCTTACA GTGACTGCAGCTCATGGGCTGTGCCATTTGCTGGGATACCGGCACAACACCGAAGCGGAGTGGGAGCAG ATGTatcagaaggaaaaacaaattctTGAGGAGCTAAATGGAATCACTGGTACAAACCTCCAGCCACTGACTAAAAACCATTTCTGA
- the YBEY gene encoding endoribonuclease YbeY isoform X1, with the protein MSLVIRNLQKVIPFRRIPLRRRIEILQKILHVQQFDLGIICVSNRNIQLLNSTYRQQNVPTDVLSFPFHENLKAGELPQPSLRDEYNLGDVFLGVEYIYQQCQENGEDYYSILTVTAAHGLCHLLGYRHNTEAEWEQEHPLDLPEAYPENTAEGTQKGGDKDCPRCGRWVDLPHARLAKRRSAEAGETKVPCHTRCIRRKNKFLRS; encoded by the exons ATGAGTTTAGTCATTCGAAATCTGCAGAAAGTCATCCCCTTCAGGCGAATCCCACTTCGCAGAAGAATAGAAATCCTTCAGAAGATTTTGCACGTGCAGCAGTTCGACCTGGGCATTATCTGCGTTAGTAACAGAAACATTCAACTTCTCAATAGCACCTACAGGCAACAAAATGTCCCCACCGATGTGCTTTCCTTCCCTTTTCATGAG AATCTGAAAGCAGGTGAGCTGCCTCAGCCTAGTCTTCGAGACGAATACAATCTTGGTGATGTTTTCCTAGGAGTAGAGTATATCTATCAGCAGTGCCAAGAAAATGGGGAGGATTACTACAGCATTCTTACA GTGACTGCAGCTCATGGGCTGTGCCATTTGCTGGGATACCGGCACAACACCGAAGCGGAGTGGGAGCAG GAACACCCCTTAGACCTCCCTGAGGCCTACCCAGAAAATACGGCCGAAGGAACACAGAAGGGGGGAGACAAAGACTGCCCCCGGTGTGGCAGATGGGTTGATTTACCCCATGCCCGTCTCGCCAAAAGGAGAAGTGCTGAGGCTGGTGAGACGAAGGTGCCTTGCCACACGAG ATGTatcagaaggaaaaacaaattctTGAGGAGCTAA
- the YBEY gene encoding endoribonuclease YbeY isoform X3, with protein sequence MSLVIRNLQKVIPFRRIPLRRRIEILQKILHVQQFDLGIICVSNRNIQLLNSTYRQQNVPTDVLSFPFHENLKAGELPQPSLRDEYNLGDVFLGVEYIYQQCQENGEDYYSILTVTAAHGLCHLLGYRHNTEAEWEQVKGCPYLS encoded by the exons ATGAGTTTAGTCATTCGAAATCTGCAGAAAGTCATCCCCTTCAGGCGAATCCCACTTCGCAGAAGAATAGAAATCCTTCAGAAGATTTTGCACGTGCAGCAGTTCGACCTGGGCATTATCTGCGTTAGTAACAGAAACATTCAACTTCTCAATAGCACCTACAGGCAACAAAATGTCCCCACCGATGTGCTTTCCTTCCCTTTTCATGAG AATCTGAAAGCAGGTGAGCTGCCTCAGCCTAGTCTTCGAGACGAATACAATCTTGGTGATGTTTTCCTAGGAGTAGAGTATATCTATCAGCAGTGCCAAGAAAATGGGGAGGATTACTACAGCATTCTTACA GTGACTGCAGCTCATGGGCTGTGCCATTTGCTGGGATACCGGCACAACACCGAAGCGGAGTGGGAGCAGGTAAAAGGATGTCCTTACCTAAGCTGA